From Plectropomus leopardus isolate mb chromosome 4, YSFRI_Pleo_2.0, whole genome shotgun sequence, the proteins below share one genomic window:
- the LOC121941584 gene encoding LOW QUALITY PROTEIN: ectonucleoside triphosphate diphosphohydrolase 7-like (The sequence of the model RefSeq protein was modified relative to this genomic sequence to represent the inferred CDS: inserted 1 base in 1 codon; deleted 2 bases in 1 codon) — MRSLSPACRPLVLQRVPAVSGLSSQAETAAAAHHHLRPPPLGNLSEAALGPAPTAGSGVNNYLSIAESMEATDVLNPALNYGIVVDCGSSGSRVFLYYWPPHNGNPHXLLDIRQMRDLSDQQTQCVKKIKPGISTLANKPTQPVDYLHPLLSFRCCSHVPKNKHKERRRSITTLCTAGMRLQPESRRAILEDLVTDVPLEFDFLFSRSHVEVISGKQEDPLRRCPEPSPSVSPQEEEAGKSVLAEFNLGCDVEHTQHVYRVYVTTFLGFGGNMARQRYEDQLVNNTLAKNRFLTTQTGLSEDKPYLDPCLPVSLSDTVVRDNRTLYLRGQGMWTRCQEAVRPFLGLHNGTMSPGGVYQAPINFSNSEFYGFSEFFYCTEDVLRLGGQYDSEKYSKAAMEYCSTKWPTLKQRLDNKLFSQQADISRLKYQCFKSAWMYEVLHSGFRFPTDYPSLKTAQLVYDKEVQWTLGAILYKTRFLPLRDLQQETLRQSHPSWLRSSFVYNHHLFSLCILVVLLAILLYILRLRRIHQREQRQAEALNLLWAEEGEALLP, encoded by the exons ATGAG ATCACTTTCTCCTGCCTGCCGGCCCCTGGTACTGCAGCGTGTCCCTGCTGTCTCTGGGCTGAGCTCCCAGGcagagactgctgctgctgctcatcatCACCTCCGCCCTCCTCCTCTTGGGAACCTATCAGAGGCAGCTTTGGGGCCCGCACCGACGGCCGGGTCCGGAGTCAACAA TTACCTCTCCATCGCAGAGTCCATGGAGGCCACCGACGTCCTCAACCCCGCTCTGAATTATGGGATCGTGGTGGACTGTGGCAGCAGTGGCTCTCGGGTCTTTTTGTACTACTGGCCCCCCCACAACGGGAACCCTC ACCTACTGGACATCAGACAGATGAGGGACCTTAGCGACCAGCAAACCCAGTGCGTCAAAAAGATCAAACCTG GTATCTCCACGCTGGCGAACAAACCAACGCAGCCAGTGGACTACCTCCACCCTCTCCTCAGCTTCCGCTGCTGCTCACACGTcccaaagaac aaacacaaagagagacgCCGCTCTATAACAACCCTCTGCACCGCTGGCATGAGGCTGCAGCCGGAGAG CAGGCGGGCCATCTTGGAGGACCTGGTCACTGACGTTCCTCTGGAGTTTGACTTCCTGTTCTCGCGCTCTCATGTTGAGGTGATCTCTGGGAAACAAGAAG ATCCCCTACGGAGGTGCCCGGAGCCATCACCTTCAGTTTCACCACAGGAA gagGAAGCAGGGAAGAGTGTTCTCGCCGAGTTTAATCTGGGCTGCGATGTTGAGCACACACAGCATGTTTACAGAGTCTACGTCACCACGTTCCTCGGCTTCGGAGGAAACATGGCCAGACAGCGCTACGAAGACCAGCTGGTCAACAACACGCTGGCCAAGAACAG GTTTCTCACCACACAGACAGGCCTGAGCGAGGACAAACCGTACCTGGACCCCTGTCTGCCGGTCAGCCTGTCGGACACCGTTGTCAGGGACAACCGCACGTTGTACCTGAGGGGTCAGGGCATGTGGACTCGGTGTCAAGAGGCCGTACGACCCTTTCTGGGCCTCCACAACGGCACCATGTCACCCGGGGGCGTCTACCAG GCTCCCATCAACTTCAGCAACAGTGAGTTCTACGGTTTCTCAGAGTTTTTTTACTGTACGGAGGACGTGCTGAGGCTCGGAGGACAGTATGACAGCGAGAAGTACTCCAAAGCTGCTATG gaatACTGCTCCACCAAGTGGCCGACACTGAAACAGCGTCTGGACAACAAGCTTTTCTCTCAGCAGGCCGACATCAGCAGACTCAA GTATCAGTGCTTTAAGTCGGCCTGGATGTACGAGGTGTTGCACTCCGGCTTCCGGTTCCCCACCGACTACCCGAGTCTTAAAACGGCCCAGCTGGTTTATGACAAGGAGGTCCAGTGGACTCTGGGAGCCATCCTGTATAAAACCCGCTTCCTTCCTCTCAG GGACCTGCAGCAGGAGACACTGCGGCAGAGCCACCCCAGCTGGCTGCGCTCCTCCTTCGTCTACAACCACCACCTGTTCTCCCTCTGCATCCTGGTGGTGCTGCTGGCCATCCTGCTCTACATCCTGCGCCTGCGGAGGATCCACCAGCGCGAGCAGCGGCAGGCCGAGGCCCTGAACCTCCTCTGGGCCGAAGAGGGCGAGGCCCTCCTCCCCTGA